From Pontibacter actiniarum, a single genomic window includes:
- a CDS encoding DUF4129 domain-containing protein has translation MRERIRHFFFTKLILCLLLSFGPAAHALAQDSTAVSLSPEVMRRFDQAKLEELRANEDFEYYEEARPANTFWERLKRRLQQWLEEVFYRGSASGLWQVLIYLAIAAAIVYLVVKMQHVDIGSLFGRKTASIATPYEVLDENIHEMDMVALLEEAVAQQNYRKAVRLLYLQSLKQLTDLGLINWQPGKTNRSYIAEIKPAAIRQEFEQLTGMFEYVWYGGAGLGQEFFASAQAEFQQFDARVKQHA, from the coding sequence ATGAGGGAGCGTATTAGGCACTTCTTCTTTACCAAGCTTATACTTTGCCTGCTGCTGAGCTTTGGCCCGGCAGCGCATGCCCTTGCGCAAGACAGCACCGCTGTAAGCCTCTCCCCCGAAGTAATGCGCCGCTTCGACCAGGCAAAGCTGGAGGAGCTGCGCGCCAATGAGGACTTTGAGTACTACGAGGAAGCCCGCCCGGCCAACACGTTTTGGGAGCGGCTGAAGCGTCGCTTACAACAATGGCTGGAGGAGGTGTTTTACCGGGGCAGCGCCAGCGGGCTGTGGCAGGTGCTCATTTACCTGGCTATCGCCGCGGCCATCGTATACCTCGTCGTGAAAATGCAGCACGTGGACATCGGCAGCCTGTTCGGGAGGAAAACAGCAAGTATAGCCACCCCGTACGAGGTGCTGGACGAGAACATCCATGAGATGGACATGGTCGCCCTGCTGGAGGAAGCCGTGGCACAGCAGAATTACCGCAAGGCTGTGCGCCTGCTCTACCTGCAAAGCCTGAAACAGCTCACAGACCTGGGGCTGATAAACTGGCAACCCGGGAAAACAAACCGCAGCTACATAGCAGAGATTAAACCCGCCGCCATCCGCCAGGAGTTTGAACAGCTCACGGGCATGTTTGAGTACGTGTGGTACGGCGGAGCGGGGCTGGGGCAGGAGTTCTTTGCCTCGGCACAAGCCGAGTTTCAACAGTTTGACGCACGCGTAAAGCAGCACGCATGA
- a CDS encoding NCS2 family permease, with amino-acid sequence MESYFHLNRHNTNVKTEVLAGVSSFLATAYVIVVNPTILSQAGMPFSGVLTATVLVSFFSSVMMGFYARNPILVAPGMGLNAFFTYSAVLGMGISWQVALGAVFWSGVVFLLLSLFNVRTLIVRAIPKPLRYAIAAGIGLFITLIGFANAKFIVANPSTIIGISPMTPALLTFLAGLLLTAVFIVRNVKGGILLGILFTTLASYPIGRWWGTDLAPLITWQGLVAAPDFSLLFQLDLINSFKLSVVPVIFAFVFTDMFDSVSTFVGLAEAANLMDENGEPQNVQRSLTTDAVATTLAGLVGSSPGTAYVESAVGIEMGGRTGLTAVVGGALFLPFLFLAPLLSMIPPIATAPALVLVGAFMVRPVTKIDWFKMDDAIPAFLAMVLIPFTYSITQGIIWGFLCWTALKLVTGKRNEISWMLWVINIFAILAILQH; translated from the coding sequence ATGGAGTCATACTTCCACCTGAATCGACACAACACAAATGTGAAAACGGAGGTGCTGGCGGGCGTTTCCTCTTTCCTGGCCACGGCCTACGTTATTGTAGTGAACCCTACGATCCTGAGCCAGGCGGGCATGCCTTTTTCTGGAGTCCTGACGGCCACGGTGCTGGTGTCTTTTTTCAGCAGCGTTATGATGGGCTTCTATGCGCGCAACCCCATTCTGGTTGCCCCCGGCATGGGGCTGAACGCCTTCTTCACCTATTCGGCCGTGCTGGGCATGGGGATCTCGTGGCAGGTGGCACTGGGGGCGGTGTTCTGGTCGGGCGTCGTGTTTCTCCTGCTTTCCCTTTTTAACGTGCGCACGCTTATTGTGCGGGCAATTCCCAAGCCGCTGCGCTACGCCATTGCCGCCGGCATCGGCTTGTTCATCACGCTTATCGGCTTTGCCAACGCAAAATTCATCGTGGCTAACCCTTCCACTATCATCGGCATCAGCCCCATGACCCCTGCCCTGCTTACCTTCCTGGCCGGGCTGCTTTTAACGGCGGTGTTCATCGTCCGCAACGTGAAAGGGGGCATCCTGCTGGGCATCCTCTTCACCACCCTGGCCTCCTACCCGATCGGCCGCTGGTGGGGCACGGACCTGGCCCCGCTCATCACCTGGCAGGGCCTTGTGGCTGCACCAGATTTCAGCCTCCTGTTCCAGCTGGACCTGATCAATTCGTTTAAGCTTTCGGTTGTGCCGGTGATCTTCGCCTTTGTGTTCACGGATATGTTTGACAGTGTCTCCACGTTTGTGGGGCTGGCCGAGGCCGCCAACCTCATGGACGAAAACGGGGAGCCGCAAAACGTGCAGCGCTCCCTCACGACCGATGCCGTAGCCACCACACTGGCGGGCCTGGTGGGCTCCAGCCCCGGAACGGCTTACGTGGAGTCTGCGGTGGGCATAGAAATGGGCGGCCGCACCGGGCTTACAGCGGTTGTGGGCGGGGCGCTCTTTTTGCCGTTCCTTTTCCTGGCGCCGCTGCTTTCCATGATTCCCCCGATTGCCACCGCGCCGGCGCTGGTGCTGGTGGGGGCCTTTATGGTGCGGCCGGTAACCAAAATAGACTGGTTTAAGATGGATGACGCCATCCCTGCTTTCCTGGCCATGGTGCTCATCCCCTTTACCTACTCCATTACGCAGGGCATTATCTGGGGCTTCCTGTGCTGGACGGCCCTGAAGCTTGTGACCGGCAAGCGCAACGAGATCAGCTGGATGCTTTGGGTGATCAATATCTTTGCGATCCTAGCCATTCTGCAGCACTAG
- a CDS encoding Na+/H+ antiporter NhaC family protein, translating to MQHIQKTGGWALVPFLVFVLTFLGAGILLNDFYALPAPVAVLLGIVSAFFILRGSTEAKVAALIRGCGDSKIVTMCLIYLLAGAFATVTKAVGGVDATVNLGLSVLPVQYLALGVFLLAAFLSTATGTSVGAIVALGPIAVGLAEQSHTSLPLLLGALLGGAMFGDNLSFISDTTIAATQTQECSMRDKFRVNILIAGPAALVTIGLLLFTGWNTAGTPENLLPELHAASFWQIAPYQLVIVLAVSGVNVFVVLTVGTLASGAVGLATGHLEVLSFGRSVYEGFTGMIEIFLLSMLTGGLAQMVNEAGGIAFLLQRVSKATRGFRSAQTGILALVGGTNTAIANNTVSIVVTGQVVKEVSRKYSIDKRKTAALLDIASCVVQGLLPYGAQILILLSFTEGQLSFLDLWASAWYLYLLLLFSLVAIYTPLVDRFLARQPAAAPAVAA from the coding sequence ATGCAACATATTCAGAAAACAGGGGGATGGGCCCTTGTGCCTTTCCTGGTGTTTGTGCTTACCTTCCTGGGGGCAGGCATCCTTTTAAATGATTTTTATGCACTTCCTGCGCCTGTGGCCGTTTTGCTGGGCATTGTTTCGGCCTTTTTTATACTTCGTGGTTCTACGGAGGCGAAAGTGGCGGCGCTTATCCGGGGCTGCGGCGACTCCAAGATCGTTACCATGTGCCTGATCTACTTGCTGGCAGGCGCGTTTGCCACGGTAACAAAGGCCGTGGGCGGGGTAGACGCCACCGTTAACCTGGGCCTCAGCGTGCTGCCGGTGCAGTACCTGGCGCTGGGCGTGTTTCTGCTGGCGGCTTTCCTTTCCACGGCGACAGGAACTTCGGTCGGTGCCATTGTGGCGCTGGGCCCGATTGCGGTAGGGCTGGCAGAGCAAAGCCATACGTCGCTGCCCTTGCTTTTGGGAGCCTTGCTGGGCGGCGCGATGTTCGGCGATAACCTCTCGTTTATCTCCGACACCACGATTGCCGCCACGCAAACCCAGGAGTGCAGCATGCGCGATAAGTTCAGGGTAAATATTTTGATTGCAGGCCCGGCGGCCTTGGTAACCATAGGGTTGCTGCTGTTTACAGGCTGGAACACGGCCGGAACGCCGGAAAACCTGCTGCCTGAGCTGCACGCCGCTTCTTTCTGGCAAATAGCGCCTTACCAGCTTGTGATTGTGCTGGCCGTGTCCGGTGTGAACGTGTTCGTTGTGCTGACGGTCGGCACCCTGGCGTCCGGGGCGGTTGGGTTGGCAACGGGGCACCTGGAGGTGCTGTCGTTCGGCCGCAGCGTGTACGAAGGCTTTACAGGCATGATCGAGATTTTCCTGCTTTCCATGCTCACAGGCGGCCTGGCTCAGATGGTGAACGAGGCAGGCGGAATTGCCTTCCTGCTGCAGCGCGTGAGCAAAGCCACCCGCGGTTTCCGCTCTGCGCAAACAGGCATACTGGCGCTGGTAGGCGGCACCAATACGGCCATCGCCAACAACACGGTCTCTATTGTGGTCACGGGGCAAGTGGTGAAGGAGGTGAGCCGGAAATACAGCATCGATAAGCGCAAAACCGCAGCGCTGCTTGACATCGCTTCGTGCGTGGTGCAGGGCCTGTTGCCGTACGGCGCGCAGATCCTGATCCTGCTCAGCTTTACCGAGGGGCAGCTGAGCTTCCTGGACCTCTGGGCCTCCGCCTGGTATCTGTACCTGTTACTGCTGTTCAGTTTGGTGGCTATCTACACACCACTCGTGGACAGGTTTTTGGCCAGGCAGCCTGCCGCTGCGCCCGCTGTGGCGGCATAA
- a CDS encoding N-acetylmuramoyl-L-alanine amidase — MKYTATAFFALLLASASFTACTKNPYASTNKAHKKQLKTYARQLRTVPATIPGEERLQQGDYWVGTTNFSMRRPNFVVIHHTAQNSTDHTLKTFTMPKTQVSAHYVIGRDGKVYHMLNDNLRAWHGGNSRWGNDRDLNSSSIGIELDNNGLEPFSEEQINSLLDVLAMLKETHGIPAANFIGHSDIAPTRKNDPNRTFPWKKLADAGYGLWYDEGVVEKYLQPAAPITVLDSTGTKPALILQPTDSVSTIPPHFNPKDALRIIGYDTRDMPAAIKAFKLHFIQHEVDTVLTAKDKIVLYNLYQKYL, encoded by the coding sequence ATGAAGTATACCGCTACTGCTTTTTTTGCCCTGCTGCTGGCGAGCGCCAGCTTTACCGCCTGTACCAAAAACCCTTATGCCAGCACCAACAAAGCGCACAAGAAACAGCTGAAGACCTACGCCAGGCAGCTCCGCACAGTTCCGGCCACTATCCCAGGCGAGGAGCGCCTGCAGCAGGGGGATTACTGGGTGGGCACCACCAACTTCAGCATGCGGCGCCCTAACTTCGTGGTAATTCACCACACGGCGCAGAACTCCACCGACCACACGCTCAAGACGTTTACGATGCCGAAGACCCAGGTGAGCGCGCACTATGTGATCGGCCGCGACGGCAAAGTATACCACATGCTGAACGACAACCTGCGCGCCTGGCACGGGGGCAACAGCCGCTGGGGCAACGACCGGGACCTGAACTCCTCCTCCATCGGCATTGAGCTGGACAACAACGGGCTGGAGCCTTTTTCGGAGGAGCAGATCAACAGCCTGCTGGACGTACTTGCCATGCTGAAGGAGACGCACGGCATCCCGGCCGCCAACTTCATAGGCCACTCTGACATTGCCCCGACGCGCAAGAACGACCCGAACCGCACCTTCCCGTGGAAGAAACTGGCGGATGCCGGGTACGGCCTGTGGTACGACGAGGGGGTGGTGGAGAAGTACCTGCAGCCGGCCGCGCCGATCACGGTTCTCGACAGCACCGGCACAAAACCTGCGCTTATACTGCAGCCGACCGACTCTGTTTCCACCATTCCTCCTCACTTTAACCCCAAGGACGCGCTCCGCATCATTGGCTACGATACCCGCGACATGCCAGCCGCCATCAAGGCGTTTAAGCTGCACTTTATCCAACACGAGGTAGACACGGTGCTGACGGCAAAAGACAAAATCGTACTTTACAACCTGTACCAAAAGTATTTGTAG
- a CDS encoding DUF4350 domain-containing protein, producing MKGYRRYIALIVLLFGALVLLEYFRPKQVDWSQTFSREDKIPYGTFALYELLPGLFPGQRIQPVREPVYTLLQDSTLHGNYVFVSKFFTADSLDIDRLLDFVARGNQVFIAAEEFTDELQDTLHFSTAFLNTTSPDSTAFFFTGQQQQVYTFPPNNNARFLRLEKPARYTVLGKNKAGLPNLARLPYGKGSFYLSSVPLAFSNYQLLTLNQSGYAATALSYLPVQPVLWDEYQNQGRPEDQSVFRVLMRHEPLTWAYYLALLTLALFLLFQSKRTQRVIPVLEPLRNTTLDFVQAISSLYFNQGSHKNIAEKKIAYFLEHLRLNYHIQTNEQDAELRERVISKSGASEELVGKLFNLIDSIHRSDALSDQTLLMLNSYLEEFHRQTSFGPQAPV from the coding sequence ATGAAAGGCTACCGCAGATATATCGCCCTGATCGTGCTGCTCTTCGGAGCGTTGGTGCTGCTGGAGTACTTCCGCCCGAAACAGGTGGACTGGTCGCAGACCTTCTCGCGCGAAGACAAAATCCCGTACGGCACCTTCGCCTTGTACGAGCTGCTGCCCGGCCTTTTCCCGGGCCAGCGAATCCAGCCCGTGCGGGAGCCGGTTTACACGCTGCTGCAGGACAGCACCCTTCACGGCAACTACGTTTTTGTAAGCAAGTTTTTTACGGCGGATAGTCTGGACATAGACCGGCTGCTGGACTTTGTAGCCCGGGGGAACCAGGTGTTTATCGCCGCGGAGGAGTTTACGGATGAACTGCAGGACACGCTGCACTTCAGCACCGCCTTCCTCAACACCACCTCCCCCGACTCCACCGCCTTTTTCTTTACCGGCCAGCAGCAGCAGGTGTATACTTTCCCGCCGAACAACAACGCCCGTTTCCTGCGCCTGGAGAAACCCGCCAGGTATACGGTACTGGGCAAAAACAAGGCGGGCCTGCCAAACCTGGCAAGGCTGCCCTATGGCAAAGGGAGCTTTTACCTCAGCTCCGTCCCACTGGCTTTCTCCAACTACCAGCTCCTGACCCTGAACCAGAGCGGTTACGCCGCCACGGCCCTCTCCTACCTGCCGGTGCAGCCGGTGCTGTGGGATGAGTACCAGAACCAGGGCCGGCCGGAGGACCAGTCCGTGTTCCGGGTGCTAATGCGCCACGAGCCCCTGACCTGGGCCTACTACCTGGCGCTGCTGACGCTGGCGCTTTTCCTGCTGTTCCAGAGCAAACGCACGCAGCGCGTCATTCCGGTGCTGGAGCCGCTCCGCAATACCACGCTGGACTTCGTGCAGGCCATCAGCAGTTTATACTTTAACCAGGGCAGCCACAAGAACATCGCCGAGAAAAAAATCGCCTATTTCCTGGAGCACCTGCGCCTGAACTATCACATTCAAACCAACGAGCAGGATGCGGAGCTGCGGGAGCGGGTCATCAGCAAGTCCGGCGCCAGCGAAGAGCTGGTCGGCAAGCTGTTTAACCTTATCGACAGCATCCACCGCAGCGATGCCCTCAGCGACCAGACACTTTTGATGCTGAATAGTTATTTAGAAGAATTTCACAGACAAACCTCCTTTGGGCCACAAGCCCCGGTATAG
- a CDS encoding AAA family ATPase: MQEDLLTATQENKTDYTALRTATERIKQELRQIIVGQEKLIELLLVAMLAEGHVLIEGVPGIAKTLTAKLLARTVQVDFSRIQFTPDLMPSDVLGTSVFHPGSATFEYKQGPIFANIVLIDEINRAPAKTQASLFEVMEEQHITHDGRVYPLAAPFVVLATQNPIEQEGTYRLPEAQLDRFMFKVLVDYPSLEEEVAILELQHKGAALRKDLERVQPVLSAAQLLELRKAVQAVHLDRKLIEYIAQIIGETRVNRSLYLGASPRASIALLNSAKAMAALRGRGFVTPEEVQELAPVVLRHRILLTPEREMEGITPDEVIKQIVQKIEVPR, from the coding sequence ATGCAAGAAGACCTACTCACCGCCACCCAGGAAAACAAAACAGATTATACGGCCCTGCGCACAGCCACCGAACGTATAAAGCAGGAGCTCCGCCAGATTATTGTGGGGCAGGAAAAACTTATCGAGCTGTTGCTGGTGGCCATGCTTGCCGAAGGGCATGTGCTGATTGAGGGCGTGCCCGGCATCGCCAAAACACTGACGGCAAAACTGCTGGCCCGCACCGTGCAGGTGGATTTTAGCCGCATACAGTTCACGCCGGACCTGATGCCCTCCGATGTGCTGGGCACCTCTGTCTTTCACCCCGGCAGCGCCACCTTCGAGTACAAGCAGGGGCCGATCTTCGCGAACATCGTTCTGATTGACGAAATCAACCGCGCCCCTGCCAAAACACAGGCCTCGCTTTTTGAGGTGATGGAGGAGCAGCACATTACCCACGATGGCCGTGTGTATCCCCTGGCTGCGCCCTTTGTGGTGCTGGCTACCCAAAACCCGATTGAACAGGAAGGAACCTATCGCCTGCCCGAGGCGCAGCTGGACCGTTTTATGTTTAAGGTGCTGGTAGATTACCCAAGCCTGGAGGAGGAAGTGGCGATACTGGAGCTGCAGCACAAAGGCGCTGCGCTCAGGAAAGACCTGGAGCGGGTACAGCCGGTGCTATCGGCAGCGCAACTGCTGGAGCTGCGAAAAGCCGTGCAGGCCGTGCACCTGGATCGGAAACTGATCGAATACATCGCCCAGATCATCGGGGAAACGCGGGTGAACAGGTCGCTTTACCTGGGCGCTTCGCCGCGTGCCTCCATTGCCCTGCTCAACAGCGCCAAAGCAATGGCGGCCCTGCGCGGCCGCGGTTTCGTGACGCCGGAGGAAGTGCAGGAGCTGGCCCCGGTGGTGCTGCGCCACCGCATCCTGCTGACGCCGGAGCGTGAGATGGAGGGCATCACGCCGGATGAGGTCATCAAACAGATCGTTCAGAAAATAGAGGTACCGCGCTAG
- a CDS encoding RDD family protein, translating to MNTIKIRTTQHVEVAYPVASVGDRIVAHLIDLVVYFVWCVMWAIVKEMTDMVGEVFLAIVVMLPIVFYHLLCEIFLHGQSIGKMARDIKVVKLNGEAPSIGDYLLRWVFRLIDTTISQGFVAVVTIAVSNKGQRLGDMAAGTSVIRMRAVRRREAVAVNIEEGYQVRFPEVHLLTDTDVALIRKLLFKAEKYHNYELLEKMAERVKEITGIQTDMAEWEFLQTVVKDYHHYTHGDIVV from the coding sequence ATGAATACCATTAAAATCCGGACTACCCAGCATGTGGAGGTGGCGTATCCTGTGGCCAGTGTGGGCGATCGCATCGTGGCCCACCTGATAGACCTGGTGGTGTATTTTGTATGGTGCGTGATGTGGGCCATCGTGAAGGAAATGACCGATATGGTGGGGGAAGTCTTTCTTGCCATCGTCGTGATGCTTCCCATCGTGTTTTACCACTTGTTATGCGAGATCTTCCTGCACGGCCAGAGTATAGGAAAAATGGCCCGCGACATAAAAGTGGTGAAGCTGAACGGGGAGGCTCCCTCAATAGGGGATTACCTGCTGCGCTGGGTGTTCCGCCTCATCGATACCACCATCTCTCAGGGCTTTGTCGCCGTTGTCACCATTGCCGTGAGCAACAAGGGCCAGCGCCTCGGCGACATGGCGGCCGGTACCAGCGTGATCAGAATGCGTGCCGTACGCAGGCGGGAGGCCGTAGCGGTGAACATCGAGGAGGGGTACCAGGTCCGCTTCCCCGAAGTGCACCTGCTCACCGATACGGATGTAGCGCTAATCCGAAAGCTCCTTTTTAAAGCGGAAAAGTATCATAACTATGAGCTGCTCGAGAAGATGGCGGAGCGGGTAAAGGAAATTACGGGCATCCAGACCGATATGGCAGAGTGGGAGTTTCTGCAGACAGTTGTGAAAGACTACCACCATTACACCCACGGGGATATAGTGGTATAG
- a CDS encoding DUF58 domain-containing protein, with the protein MAFIRSLYFTNRLYLNLAALVCLFVVAFFVPVLLVVAKVGTAVLLLLTLVDLLMLYSNKAGMHASRSMQEKLSNGSDNEIHLYLENRYSFAVRTEVIDELPFQFQKRDTLFQAQIPKGRTHIILYTLRPTKRGSYSFGAINVFAMGPLRLVKRRYRFAQDQEVPVYPSFVQMRQYELMAVSNRLHEVGVKKVRRMGHSSEFEQVRPYVAGDDQRTINWKATARKADLMVNSYQDEKSQQVYCLIDKGRVMQMPFEELTLLDYAINASLVISNIALKKQDKAGVITFSDKISNILPAQRKENQLRRILELLYNQKTLYQETDYERLYTTVRHSLKQRSLLLLFTNFETLNGAERQLPYLRALARHHLLVVIFFENTELHEVLRRPATNTAQVYTKAIAQKFSYDKRKVVKVLRQHGIHTILTPPQDLTVNTINKYLELKARGLI; encoded by the coding sequence GTGGCTTTTATCCGCAGTTTATACTTTACAAACCGCCTGTACCTGAACCTGGCTGCGCTGGTGTGCCTTTTTGTGGTGGCGTTTTTTGTGCCGGTGCTACTGGTGGTTGCCAAGGTCGGCACTGCGGTTTTGCTGCTGCTCACCCTCGTGGACCTGCTCATGCTCTACAGCAACAAAGCCGGGATGCATGCCAGCCGCTCCATGCAGGAGAAGCTCTCCAACGGCAGCGATAACGAAATACACCTGTACCTCGAGAACAGGTATAGCTTTGCGGTGCGCACGGAGGTGATTGACGAGCTGCCCTTCCAGTTCCAGAAGCGCGACACGCTGTTTCAGGCACAGATCCCGAAGGGCCGCACGCACATTATCCTGTATACTTTGCGGCCAACCAAACGGGGCAGCTACAGCTTCGGCGCGATCAACGTGTTTGCGATGGGCCCGCTGCGGCTTGTGAAGCGGCGCTACAGGTTCGCGCAGGACCAGGAGGTGCCGGTGTACCCATCTTTTGTGCAGATGCGGCAGTACGAGCTGATGGCCGTATCCAACAGGCTCCATGAGGTGGGGGTAAAAAAAGTGCGCCGCATGGGCCACAGCTCCGAGTTTGAGCAAGTACGCCCCTACGTCGCCGGCGACGACCAGCGGACGATCAACTGGAAAGCCACGGCGCGCAAAGCCGACCTAATGGTGAACAGCTACCAGGATGAGAAGTCGCAGCAGGTATACTGCCTGATCGACAAGGGACGGGTGATGCAGATGCCCTTCGAGGAACTCACCCTGCTGGACTACGCCATCAACGCCTCTCTCGTTATCTCCAACATCGCCCTCAAAAAGCAGGACAAGGCCGGCGTCATCACCTTCTCCGACAAGATCAGCAACATACTCCCGGCACAGCGCAAAGAAAACCAGTTGCGCCGTATTCTGGAGTTGCTCTACAACCAGAAAACCCTCTACCAGGAAACAGACTACGAGCGCCTCTACACCACGGTGCGCCACTCCCTGAAACAGCGAAGCCTGCTCCTGCTGTTCACCAACTTTGAAACCCTCAACGGTGCAGAACGCCAGCTCCCATACCTCCGCGCCCTGGCCCGGCACCACCTGCTGGTGGTCATCTTCTTTGAAAACACCGAGCTGCATGAGGTGCTGCGCCGGCCTGCCACCAACACAGCGCAAGTATACACCAAGGCCATCGCGCAGAAGTTCAGCTATGATAAGCGAAAAGTGGTAAAGGTACTGCGCCAGCACGGCATCCACACCATCCTCACCCCACCCCAGGACCTGACGGTGAACACCATCAACAAATACCTGGAGCTAAAAGCACGGGGCCTGATCTGA
- a CDS encoding DUF819 domain-containing protein: MTESSAPLITNEAVVLGILLVILAIVFQTSASSNRFWLKFYKVVPSVLLCYFLPALLNTFNIISGETSQLYFVASRFFLPASLILLTLSIDFKSLRMLGSKAVIMFFAGTVGVMLGGPLALFLVGSAFPDVLYTGTDEVWKGLSTISGSWIGGGANQAAMLEVFGASKEAFGQMIAVDVLVANVWMGFLLYWSQKPEKIDKLLNADSRPIRELEERLEGLQAGKRVIPTATTTMIVLGVAFGFTGLSHFLADIIAPYFAENFPALETYSITSGFFWLVILATTAGLVLSFTKASELESYGASRFGTVFLYFLVATIGMSMDLAAVLDNPKLFLVGALWIIFHIIIMLVVARIIRAPFFYVAVGSQANIGGAASAPIVAVAFNKFLAPVGVLLAVLGYAVGTYGAYLCGLMLQYVWNMLA, encoded by the coding sequence ATGACCGAATCTAGCGCTCCGCTGATTACGAATGAGGCCGTGGTGCTGGGCATCCTGCTCGTCATCCTGGCTATCGTCTTTCAAACCTCCGCCAGTTCCAACCGCTTTTGGCTTAAGTTTTACAAGGTAGTGCCGTCGGTGCTGCTGTGCTACTTCCTGCCGGCCCTGCTCAACACGTTTAACATCATCTCAGGCGAAACCTCGCAGCTGTACTTTGTGGCCTCGCGCTTCTTTCTGCCTGCCTCGCTTATCCTGCTCACCCTCAGCATCGACTTTAAGTCGCTGCGCATGCTGGGCAGCAAAGCGGTGATCATGTTCTTTGCCGGTACGGTAGGGGTGATGCTGGGCGGCCCGCTGGCGCTGTTCCTGGTCGGCTCTGCCTTTCCGGATGTGCTGTACACCGGGACCGATGAAGTATGGAAAGGCCTGTCCACGATCTCCGGAAGCTGGATAGGCGGCGGCGCAAACCAGGCGGCCATGCTGGAGGTTTTCGGTGCGAGCAAGGAAGCCTTTGGGCAGATGATTGCGGTAGACGTGCTGGTGGCCAACGTGTGGATGGGCTTCCTGCTGTACTGGTCGCAGAAGCCGGAGAAGATCGACAAGCTGCTGAACGCCGATAGTCGCCCGATCAGGGAGCTGGAGGAGCGCCTGGAGGGCCTGCAGGCGGGCAAGCGCGTTATCCCTACCGCCACTACCACCATGATCGTGCTGGGGGTTGCGTTTGGCTTTACAGGGCTGTCGCATTTCCTGGCCGATATCATTGCGCCGTACTTTGCCGAGAACTTCCCGGCGCTGGAAACCTACTCTATCACCAGCGGCTTTTTCTGGCTGGTGATCCTTGCCACCACGGCCGGGCTGGTGCTTTCGTTTACCAAAGCCAGTGAGCTGGAGAGCTATGGCGCCTCGCGCTTCGGCACCGTTTTCCTGTACTTCCTGGTGGCCACCATCGGCATGAGCATGGACCTGGCCGCTGTGCTGGATAACCCGAAGCTGTTCCTGGTGGGGGCGCTCTGGATCATCTTCCACATCATCATTATGCTGGTGGTGGCGCGTATTATCCGGGCACCTTTTTTCTATGTGGCGGTGGGCAGCCAGGCCAACATCGGCGGGGCAGCCTCTGCACCAATCGTGGCGGTGGCCTTCAACAAGTTTCTGGCGCCGGTGGGCGTGCTGCTGGCCGTGCTCGGGTATGCCGTGGGCACCTATGGCGCTTACCTCTGCGGGCTGATGCTGCAGTATGTATGGAACATGCTGGCCTAG
- a CDS encoding stage II sporulation protein M, translating into MREAAFIRKNKLKWKSYETEKTSSPDALADRFIELTDDLAYARTFYPESDTTSYLNALAGRTHQAIYKNKKESQNRFLRFWKYELPFLFRQHHRQLLYAFLVFAVACSIGALSAALDDTFVRLILGDSYVNMTLENIRNGDPMAVYKREGEAEMFLFITFNNIKVAFMAFVLGVFFSIGTFWVLFQNGVMLGAFQYFFYKQGLLLTSALTIWIHGTLEISAIVIAGCAGFVMGNSLLFPKTYSRLHSFKRGARQGLKIAVGLVPIFMAAGFLEGFVTRHTDMPLALSLFIILASAAFIIYYFILYPGSLHKQHVTDRPEN; encoded by the coding sequence GTGCGCGAGGCAGCCTTTATCCGAAAAAACAAACTTAAGTGGAAGTCCTACGAAACCGAGAAGACCAGCAGCCCTGACGCGCTGGCAGACAGGTTCATAGAGCTTACCGACGACCTGGCCTATGCCCGCACCTTCTACCCGGAGTCTGACACTACCAGTTACCTCAACGCTCTCGCCGGCCGCACACACCAGGCGATCTACAAGAACAAAAAAGAAAGCCAGAACCGCTTCCTCCGCTTCTGGAAGTATGAACTGCCTTTCCTTTTCCGGCAGCACCACCGCCAGCTGCTCTACGCTTTTCTGGTGTTTGCCGTGGCTTGTAGCATCGGGGCGCTCTCTGCCGCGCTGGATGACACCTTTGTACGGCTCATACTTGGCGACAGCTACGTAAACATGACGCTGGAGAACATCCGCAACGGAGACCCGATGGCCGTTTACAAGCGTGAAGGGGAAGCAGAGATGTTCCTGTTCATCACCTTTAACAACATAAAAGTGGCCTTTATGGCCTTTGTGCTGGGGGTATTCTTCTCCATCGGCACGTTTTGGGTCCTGTTTCAGAACGGGGTGATGCTGGGAGCCTTTCAGTACTTCTTTTACAAACAGGGGCTCTTGCTCACCTCTGCGCTCACCATCTGGATTCACGGCACGCTGGAGATTTCGGCGATCGTAATTGCCGGTTGCGCCGGTTTTGTGATGGGCAACAGCCTGCTTTTCCCGAAGACCTACTCCCGCCTGCACTCCTTTAAGCGGGGGGCCAGACAGGGGCTCAAAATTGCGGTAGGCCTGGTACCGATATTTATGGCAGCTGGCTTTCTGGAGGGCTTTGTGACGCGCCATACCGATATGCCGCTGGCGCTCAGCCTCTTTATTATACTTGCCTCAGCAGCGTTTATCATCTACTACTTTATACTTTACCCAGGTTCACTGCACAAGCAACATGTTACAGACCGACCAGAAAATTAA